The Streptomyces vinaceus genome contains the following window.
CGCCGCCGCGGTGAGAGCTTGGCCACGTGTCGGACACACGAACTCGCGTACGCTGACGCTTCACTCGCGTGTCGATGCCGGACCCCGTAGGACGCCGCCCCAGTGCACCACCCCCGTGGCTCCGCAAACGCTGGTCCGCCGAGTGCGAGCGATCATCTGGGAGGTACATGCATGTCGGGGACGAACGCGGCCTCCTTCCGGCTGCGGCTGCGAGCCGCCTCCGGCGGGGCCAACCGCTGGCTCGTCCTCGCGGTCCTGTGCGTCAGTCTGGTCCTCGTCGCGCTCGACGCGACGATCCTGCACGTCGCCGTCCCCTCCGTCACCGAGGACCTGCGCCCCGGCTCGATCGAGCTCCTGTGGATCGTCGACGCCTACCCGCTGGTCTGCGCCTCCCTGCTGATCCTCTTCGGCACCCTCGGCGACCGCGTCGGCCGCCGCCGGATACTCCTGCTCGGGTACGGGCTCTTCGGCGCGGCCTCGGCGCTGGCCGCCCTGGCCGACAACGCCCAGGTACTGATCGCCGCCCGCGCGCTGCTCGGCGTCGGCGGCGCGATGATCATGCCCGCCACCCTGTCGATCCTGCGGCAGGTCTTCCCCGACCGGCGCGAGCGGGCCCTCGCCATCGGCATCTGGACCGCCGTCGCCGCCATCGGCGCGGCCAGCGGACCGGTGCTCGGCGGCTTCCTCGTCCAGCACTTCTGGTGGGGTTCGGTCTTCCTCATCAACATCCCGCTCATGGCGCTGATCCTGCCGCTCGGACGCTGGCTGCTGCCGGAGTCGCGCGGCACGGCCGAGGGGCCGTGGGACGTGGTCGGCGCGCTCATGGCCGCCGCCGGCGTGCTGGGCTTCGTCCTCGGCGTCAAGCGGATCGGCGCGGAGCGCCGGCTCCTCGACGCCGAGGCGCTCGTGCCGCTGCTCGTGGGCGCGGCGCTGCTGATCTTCTTCGTACGACGGCAGAAGAGGCGCACGCACCCGCTGATCGACATGCGGATGTTCTCGCGGGCCGCGTTCTCGACCTCCGTCGGATGCATCGTGCTCGCGATGCTGGCCCTGGTCGGGCTGGAGCTGATCGCGGTCCAGTACCTCCAGCTGGTGCTGCACCTCAGCCCGCTGGAGACCGGGCTGCGGCTGCTGCCGCTGACCTTCGCGGCCATGGCGGCCGGGGCCACGGGGTCGTACACGCTGGCCCGGATCGGGCCGCGGACGATGGTGTCGCTCGGCTTCGTGCTGACGGCGTTCGCCGTGCTGATGCTGACCTTCATGGGGCAGCAGGACCGGCCGGTGCTGCTCACGGTCGGGTTCATCCTGCTCGGCTTCGGGCTGCAGACCACGCTGTTCGCGGCGTACGAGTCGATGCTGAGCGAGGCCCCGGCGGCGACGGCCGGCGGGGCGGCCTCCATAGGCGAGACCTCGTACCAGCTGGGCGCCGGGATGGGCATCGCCCTGCTCGGCAGTGTCATGAACGCGGCCTACGCGCCGGGGCTGACGCACGTGCCGGGGGTGTCGGCGGCGGATGCAGCGGGGGCCGCGAACTCCCTGGGCGAGGCGTACCAGATCGCGGGGGCGCTCGGAGGCGCGGCGGGGCAGTCGCTGTACGCGGCGGCGCGGCATTCGTTCGTGCACGGGCTGCACGTGACGCTCGTGGTCAGCGCCGCCCTGCTGCTGGCGGGGGCGGTGATGGCGCTGAAGCTGCCGCGGGTGATGGAATGCCCGGACGCTGCCGAGCGTGACGGTGGCGCCGAGCCGGTCCGCCTCCCCGCCCAGGCGGGTTCCGAATCCGCGCGGGTCCCGGCGGCGACGCCGGCGTCCGACCGCGACCGCGGTCGTGATCACGGCCGCGATCCGGCCACCCGCCCGGCCTGACGCCGCCTTCCCAGCCGCGCGTGCAGGTGGGGGTGGACCGCGGGGCTCCGCGCCGACAAACTTGCAGCGCTAGGTTTCGTACCGCCGGTCCGCACCAGGAGGCGCCGTGCCCTTCGTACCCACCGATCCGCTCGGGATCGACGAGCTCCTCGCGCCCGAGGACCTCGCCATCCGCGACACCGTGCGCGGCTGGGCCGCCGACCGCGTACTGCCCCACATCGCCGGGTGGTACGAGAGCGGTGAGCTGCCCGGGATCCGGGAGCTGGCCAGAGAGCTCGGTGCGCTCGGGGCGCTCGGCATGTCGCTGGAGGGGTACGGCTGCGCCGGCGCCTCGGCGGTGCAGTACGGGCTCGCCTGCCTGGAGCTGGAGGCCGCCGACTCCGGGATCCGGTCCCTCGTGTCGGTGCAGGGTTCGCTCGCCATGTACGCGATCTGGAAGTACGGCTCCGAGGAGCAGAAGCAGCGCTGGCTCCCGGGCATGGCCGCCGGCGAACTGATCGGCTGCTTCGGGCTGACCGAGCCCGACGTCGGCTCCGACCCGGCCGCGATGCGCACGTACGCGAAGCGCGACGGCACGGACTGGGTCCTCAACGGGCGCAAGATGTGGATCACCAACGGCAGCGTCGCGGCCGTGGCCGTGGTGTGGGCGCAGACCGACGAGGGGATCCGCGGGTTCGCCGTCCCGACCGACTCGGCCGGGTTCTCCGCGCCCGAGATCAAGCACAAGTGGTCGCTGCGGGCCTCGGTGACCAGCGAGCTGGTCATGGACGACGTACGGCTGCCCGCGGACGCGGTGCTCCCCGGGGTCACCGGGCTCAAGGGGCCGCTGGGCTGCCTCAGCCACGCGCGGTACGGGATCATCTGGGGGGCCATGGGCGCGGCGCGCGCCAGTTTCGAGGCCGCGCTCGACTACGCGAGGACGCGCGAGCAGTTCGGCAAGCCCATCGGCGGCTTCCAGCTGACCCAGGCGAAGCTGGCGGACATGGCGCTGGAACTCCACAAGGGCATCCTGCTCGCCCACCACCTGGGCCGG
Protein-coding sequences here:
- a CDS encoding acyl-CoA dehydrogenase family protein, with translation MPFVPTDPLGIDELLAPEDLAIRDTVRGWAADRVLPHIAGWYESGELPGIRELARELGALGALGMSLEGYGCAGASAVQYGLACLELEAADSGIRSLVSVQGSLAMYAIWKYGSEEQKQRWLPGMAAGELIGCFGLTEPDVGSDPAAMRTYAKRDGTDWVLNGRKMWITNGSVAAVAVVWAQTDEGIRGFAVPTDSAGFSAPEIKHKWSLRASVTSELVMDDVRLPADAVLPGVTGLKGPLGCLSHARYGIIWGAMGAARASFEAALDYARTREQFGKPIGGFQLTQAKLADMALELHKGILLAHHLGRRMDAGTLRPEQISFGKLNNVREAIDICRTARTILGANGISLEYPVMRHATNLESVLTYEGTVEMHQLVLGKALTGLDAFR
- a CDS encoding MFS transporter codes for the protein MSGTNAASFRLRLRAASGGANRWLVLAVLCVSLVLVALDATILHVAVPSVTEDLRPGSIELLWIVDAYPLVCASLLILFGTLGDRVGRRRILLLGYGLFGAASALAALADNAQVLIAARALLGVGGAMIMPATLSILRQVFPDRRERALAIGIWTAVAAIGAASGPVLGGFLVQHFWWGSVFLINIPLMALILPLGRWLLPESRGTAEGPWDVVGALMAAAGVLGFVLGVKRIGAERRLLDAEALVPLLVGAALLIFFVRRQKRRTHPLIDMRMFSRAAFSTSVGCIVLAMLALVGLELIAVQYLQLVLHLSPLETGLRLLPLTFAAMAAGATGSYTLARIGPRTMVSLGFVLTAFAVLMLTFMGQQDRPVLLTVGFILLGFGLQTTLFAAYESMLSEAPAATAGGAASIGETSYQLGAGMGIALLGSVMNAAYAPGLTHVPGVSAADAAGAANSLGEAYQIAGALGGAAGQSLYAAARHSFVHGLHVTLVVSAALLLAGAVMALKLPRVMECPDAAERDGGAEPVRLPAQAGSESARVPAATPASDRDRGRDHGRDPATRPA